A section of the Campylobacter concisus genome encodes:
- the fdh3B gene encoding formate dehydrogenase FDH3 subunit beta, with product MSEFNDNNRLKFYCDDDRCIDCNGCAVACDEAHELPLGIRRRRVITLNEGVPGKEISTSIACMHCEDAPCSLVCPVDCFYIRSDGIVLHDKDICIGCGYCLYACPFGAPQFPKDGVFGARGVMDKCTMCAGGPLPTNSEAEREEYGQDRISEGKVPVCAAMCSTKALLVGESVMIEKIYGDRVKARGYGFKDLKQTPTWKLAYYAGDRLKIKS from the coding sequence ATGAGCGAATTTAACGATAACAATAGACTTAAATTTTACTGCGACGACGATAGATGTATCGACTGTAACGGCTGTGCGGTGGCTTGCGACGAGGCTCACGAGCTGCCTCTTGGCATCCGCCGCCGCCGCGTCATCACGCTAAACGAAGGCGTACCCGGTAAGGAAATATCAACCTCGATAGCCTGCATGCACTGCGAGGACGCTCCGTGCTCGCTGGTTTGCCCGGTTGATTGCTTTTATATCAGGAGCGATGGTATCGTGCTACACGACAAAGATATCTGTATCGGCTGCGGATACTGTCTATACGCGTGTCCGTTCGGCGCACCACAATTCCCTAAAGATGGTGTATTTGGCGCAAGAGGCGTTATGGATAAATGTACGATGTGTGCAGGTGGTCCGCTACCGACAAATAGCGAAGCCGAGCGCGAAGAGTACGGCCAGGATAGAATTTCCGAAGGCAAAGTGCCGGTTTGTGCCGCAATGTGCTCGACAAAGGCGCTGCTAGTAGGCGAATCTGTAATGATAGAAAAAATCTACGGCGATAGGGTCAAGGCACGCGGCTACGGCTTTAAAGACCTAAAACAAACTCCGACCTGGAAGCTCGCCTACTATGCTGGCGATAGGCTTAAGATAAAATCTTAA
- a CDS encoding molybdopterin-dependent oxidoreductase, with translation MPHSNAVGRRSFLKMAALAGVAGGMSGLAASGVTRSATKEEMANPFPNSKIVKTVCTVCSVGCGVRAEVENGVWVRQEVAQDHPVSAGGHCCKGSDVIDMVRSHCRVKYPMKKAGGKWKRISYKEALDEIGAKLKAYREKNPEQVMFLGSAKDCNEQSYYISKFVAMFGTNNLDHQARLUHSSTVAGVANTWGYGAMTNHLGDIQNAKSIFIVGANPAVNHPVGFRHFLKAKENNGAKLIVVDPRYTRTAAKADYFAQIRTGTDIPFMYGMMNIIFQNGWEDKEFINDRVYGMDLIREEAAKWTPEVVADVCGIKKETLLEITEVYAKNRPGSVVWAMGLTQHTIGSSNTRIAPILQLVLGNMGVSGGGCNILRGHDNVQGATDMANLPTELPGYYPKNEANWKYFAKMWKVDFEWLQKNFVKPEMMFKPGFTLSKWWAGVLDGKNGNEAVDNAGDSIKALVVIGNGITSTAQQVKVKEGLDALELLVLVDPFVNDAGVITDKKDDVYILPAATQFETSGTVVATNRSGQWRSQVVEPLFESMPDHEILFELAKRLGYYDELTRTIRDAEGKIEWPEVATREIANIIKTIGMTGWTPERLKKHQENWDKFDEKTSLGKPGTVVEGEYYGLPWPCWTEDHPGSPILYDINKPVRQGGMGFRNRFGLEHNGVSQLAADGSAPVDSFVKGGYPEIKKDNIEKVLGITLTEDEKAKIGGSWIHDDSNIIAKKCMEKNIAPYGNARARTIVWTFADQIPLHREPLHTPRFDLAQKYPSFEDKKLQNRVDTKFKSVQLAKDYSKEFPIILTTARLVNFSGAGMETRASMYLSRLTPEMFADIHPELAAKHGIKNWDFIWVHSPEGTKVKVRARVVPSVKPDTIFMPFHYAGYMQGVDMTGNFPEGTKPYAVGESANTVTNYGYDINTQIPETKSGLCRIEKA, from the coding sequence TGCGCCAAGAGGTAGCCCAAGATCACCCGGTAAGCGCGGGCGGCCACTGCTGTAAGGGCAGCGACGTCATCGATATGGTGCGCTCTCACTGCCGCGTAAAATACCCGATGAAAAAAGCAGGCGGCAAATGGAAACGCATCAGCTACAAAGAGGCTCTCGACGAGATCGGCGCCAAACTAAAGGCGTATCGCGAGAAAAATCCTGAACAAGTGATGTTTCTAGGCTCTGCAAAAGATTGCAACGAACAAAGCTATTATATAAGCAAATTCGTAGCGATGTTCGGGACTAATAACCTAGATCACCAAGCACGTCTTTGACACAGCTCTACAGTCGCCGGTGTGGCGAATACTTGGGGTTACGGAGCTATGACCAATCATCTTGGAGATATCCAAAACGCGAAGTCTATCTTTATAGTAGGCGCAAATCCGGCGGTAAATCACCCTGTCGGCTTTAGACATTTTCTAAAAGCGAAGGAAAATAACGGCGCAAAGCTAATCGTGGTCGATCCAAGATACACGAGAACTGCGGCTAAGGCTGATTATTTTGCTCAAATTCGCACCGGCACGGATATACCTTTTATGTACGGCATGATGAATATCATCTTTCAAAACGGCTGGGAAGATAAGGAATTTATAAACGATCGCGTCTACGGTATGGATCTGATCCGCGAAGAAGCTGCCAAATGGACGCCTGAAGTCGTGGCCGATGTTTGCGGAATCAAAAAAGAGACGCTTCTTGAGATAACCGAAGTTTATGCCAAAAATCGCCCGGGATCGGTCGTTTGGGCGATGGGTCTAACTCAGCACACCATAGGCAGCTCAAACACTCGTATCGCTCCGATCCTGCAACTAGTGCTAGGAAATATGGGCGTATCGGGCGGAGGCTGTAATATTCTGCGCGGTCACGACAACGTTCAAGGCGCGACGGATATGGCGAATTTGCCGACCGAGCTACCTGGGTACTATCCAAAAAACGAAGCCAACTGGAAATACTTCGCTAAGATGTGGAAGGTCGATTTTGAATGGCTCCAAAAGAATTTCGTTAAGCCTGAAATGATGTTTAAACCCGGATTTACGCTATCAAAATGGTGGGCGGGCGTGCTTGACGGTAAAAACGGCAACGAAGCCGTAGATAATGCCGGCGACAGTATAAAAGCCTTAGTGGTAATCGGCAACGGTATCACATCAACCGCGCAACAAGTAAAAGTAAAAGAAGGCCTAGATGCGCTTGAGCTTTTAGTGCTGGTAGATCCTTTCGTAAACGATGCCGGCGTGATAACTGACAAAAAAGACGACGTCTACATACTGCCTGCGGCGACGCAGTTTGAAACCAGCGGTACGGTCGTAGCGACAAACCGCAGCGGCCAGTGGAGAAGCCAGGTCGTAGAGCCTTTGTTTGAGAGTATGCCGGATCATGAAATTTTGTTTGAGCTTGCCAAAAGGCTAGGCTACTATGACGAGCTAACGCGCACGATCAGAGACGCCGAAGGTAAGATCGAGTGGCCTGAGGTCGCTACGCGCGAGATCGCAAATATAATAAAAACTATCGGCATGACGGGTTGGACTCCGGAAAGGCTCAAAAAGCACCAAGAAAACTGGGATAAATTTGACGAAAAAACAAGTCTAGGAAAACCGGGCACCGTAGTCGAAGGCGAATACTACGGCTTGCCGTGGCCGTGCTGGACGGAGGATCATCCGGGCAGCCCGATACTTTACGATATAAACAAGCCCGTTAGGCAAGGCGGTATGGGTTTTAGAAACCGCTTCGGCTTAGAGCATAACGGAGTTAGCCAATTAGCCGCAGACGGTAGCGCGCCAGTAGATTCGTTTGTCAAGGGCGGATATCCGGAGATCAAAAAAGATAACATCGAAAAGGTGCTAGGCATCACGCTAACCGAGGATGAAAAGGCTAAAATAGGCGGCAGCTGGATACATGACGATAGTAATATCATCGCTAAAAAATGCATGGAGAAAAACATCGCTCCGTACGGCAACGCGCGAGCTAGGACGATCGTTTGGACTTTTGCGGATCAAATTCCTCTTCACAGAGAGCCGCTGCATACGCCTAGATTTGATCTAGCGCAGAAGTATCCGAGCTTTGAGGATAAGAAACTTCAAAACCGCGTCGATACGAAATTTAAATCCGTCCAGCTAGCAAAGGACTACTCAAAAGAATTTCCTATTATCCTCACGACGGCTCGCCTCGTAAATTTTAGCGGCGCGGGCATGGAGACGAGAGCTAGTATGTATCTAAGCCGCTTGACGCCTGAGATGTTTGCGGATATCCACCCTGAACTTGCGGCTAAACACGGCATTAAAAACTGGGATTTCATCTGGGTTCATTCGCCTGAAGGTACTAAGGTTAAGGTGCGCGCCAGAGTGGTACCGTCCGTTAAACCCGACACCATCTTTATGCCGTTTCATTATGCGGGTTATATGCAAGGCGTTGATATGACGGGTAATTTCCCGGAAGGCACCAAGCCTTATGCGGTAGGCGAGAGCGCAAATACCGTCACTAACTACGGATATGATATAAACACTCAGATTCCTGAAACCAAAAGCGGTCTATGCCGCATAGAAAAGGCGTAA
- a CDS encoding molybdopterin oxidoreductase family protein — MEEIVKTTCPYCGTGCGIDLIVRNGRIVDAKPSKDHHVNDGELCLKGMFGWEFVNSPKRLSRPMMRKLNGVYDKHGELEEVSFEEVYDFLADKFKSTVAKYGPSSIMGFSSARSNNEDNYVFQKFFRAQGSNNVDHCARLUHAPTVAGLASTLGNGTMTNDLVEFATDTDVFLLIGTNTSECHPIIAMQMQRGLQRGAKMIVVDPKRTDMAKKADIYLQIPIGANIKTLNTMMHVIIAENLQDSEFIEKYSEGFEYLKEAVKDFTPERFECETGIKKELIIEAARMYAKAGAAAICYTMGITQFSDGTSNVFSLSNLAVLTGNLGKKGAGVNPLRGQNNVQGACDMGALPNVIPAGAVNSPYAQEQARKVWHFELNPVPGFKLTQAPDKMDSGELKVLYVYGENPVMSDPWTEHFVHAVHHLDCFIVQDLFFTESAHKADVVLPAAGWGEKDGTFINTSRRVQRTRKASEPVSGVEPDWKVVCNIANRMGLEGFDFASPEQIWNELRELMPKFFGGISYYRLGKLGGISWPCPDEEHPGTPVLYADHKSMLPGGKFRFAPVLYLDDKGERAKAETEFRAKMNIPDGYPVGSGALSEVPDEVYPCLFTTGRKVYHYHTGTMTRECPALEYGAGVEGALIEVSPDIARERELEEGCYALVQNKRGQIAAKLRVNPDLKEGTIFTTFHYSEADGNELANASDPDPLSGITPLKMTIANIRRLSEEEFIKFREQNEMSMHSANPYLSPVRA; from the coding sequence ATGGAAGAGATCGTAAAGACCACCTGTCCATATTGCGGTACGGGCTGCGGCATCGATCTTATCGTGCGAAACGGTAGAATCGTAGATGCCAAACCTAGCAAAGACCACCACGTAAACGACGGCGAACTTTGCTTAAAAGGAATGTTCGGATGGGAGTTCGTAAACTCTCCTAAACGCTTAAGCCGACCGATGATGAGAAAGCTAAATGGCGTCTACGACAAGCACGGAGAGCTTGAAGAAGTGAGTTTTGAGGAGGTTTATGATTTCCTCGCGGATAAATTTAAATCCACCGTCGCAAAATACGGTCCAAGCTCGATCATGGGCTTTAGCTCCGCGCGCTCAAATAACGAAGACAACTACGTTTTCCAGAAATTTTTCCGAGCTCAGGGTAGCAACAACGTCGATCACTGCGCCCGTCTTTGACACGCTCCTACAGTGGCAGGTCTTGCCAGCACGCTAGGAAACGGAACGATGACGAACGATTTAGTAGAATTTGCGACCGACACGGACGTATTTTTACTCATCGGTACCAACACGAGCGAGTGCCACCCGATCATCGCTATGCAGATGCAGCGCGGACTTCAGCGCGGCGCAAAGATGATCGTCGTAGATCCAAAACGCACCGATATGGCCAAAAAAGCCGATATCTATCTGCAAATCCCGATCGGAGCGAATATCAAAACGCTAAACACGATGATGCACGTCATAATCGCCGAAAATTTGCAAGATAGCGAATTTATAGAAAAATACTCCGAGGGATTTGAGTATCTAAAAGAAGCGGTTAAGGACTTTACGCCTGAGCGTTTCGAGTGCGAAACTGGTATAAAAAAAGAGCTCATCATAGAGGCAGCTAGAATGTATGCTAAAGCAGGCGCGGCGGCGATTTGCTACACGATGGGCATCACGCAGTTTAGCGACGGCACGTCAAACGTATTTTCGCTATCAAATTTAGCCGTTTTAACCGGAAATTTAGGCAAAAAGGGTGCGGGCGTAAATCCTCTGCGCGGTCAAAACAACGTCCAAGGCGCATGCGACATGGGCGCGCTGCCTAACGTCATCCCGGCCGGCGCGGTAAATAGCCCTTATGCACAGGAGCAAGCGCGCAAAGTATGGCACTTTGAGCTAAATCCGGTTCCGGGCTTTAAGCTAACGCAAGCGCCGGATAAAATGGATAGCGGCGAGCTAAAAGTCCTCTACGTCTACGGCGAAAACCCCGTAATGAGCGACCCTTGGACCGAGCACTTCGTCCACGCCGTGCATCATCTAGACTGCTTTATAGTGCAGGATTTGTTTTTCACAGAGAGCGCGCACAAGGCCGACGTGGTGCTACCTGCCGCTGGCTGGGGCGAAAAGGACGGAACGTTTATCAACACCTCTCGCCGCGTCCAGCGAACGCGCAAGGCTAGCGAACCGGTTAGCGGCGTAGAGCCTGACTGGAAAGTCGTGTGCAACATCGCAAACCGCATGGGGCTAGAGGGATTTGATTTTGCGAGCCCTGAGCAAATTTGGAACGAGCTAAGGGAACTCATGCCTAAATTTTTCGGTGGTATCAGCTACTATAGACTAGGCAAGCTAGGCGGTATCAGCTGGCCGTGCCCCGACGAGGAGCATCCGGGTACGCCGGTGCTTTACGCAGATCACAAGTCTATGCTACCGGGCGGTAAATTCCGCTTTGCGCCGGTGCTGTACCTAGACGATAAAGGGGAGCGCGCAAAGGCCGAGACCGAATTTAGAGCTAAGATGAATATCCCGGACGGCTATCCGGTCGGTAGCGGAGCGCTTAGCGAAGTACCAGACGAGGTATATCCGTGCCTATTTACGACCGGACGCAAGGTCTATCACTACCACACCGGAACGATGACGAGAGAGTGCCCTGCCCTAGAGTACGGTGCTGGCGTAGAGGGCGCGCTCATAGAGGTGAGCCCGGATATCGCTCGCGAGAGAGAGCTAGAGGAAGGCTGCTACGCGCTCGTGCAAAACAAACGCGGACAGATCGCGGCAAAACTGCGCGTAAATCCGGATCTAAAAGAAGGCACGATATTTACGACCTTCCACTATAGCGAGGCCGACGGTAACGAGCTAGCAAACGCCAGCGACCCAGATCCGCTCTCAGGCATCACACCTCTAAAGATGACGATAGCAAATATCAGGCGTCTAAGCGAAGAGGAATTTATCAAATTTAGAGAGCAAAACGAGATGTCGATGCACTCGGCAAATCCGTATTTGTCGCCTGTTAGAGCGTAA